The Egicoccus sp. AB-alg6-2 region GGCGTCGTCGGTTGCGGCGTCGTCGTCTGCGCTGCTCGCGTCGTCGTCGGTCGCGCCATCGTCGCCGGCAGGCTCGTCCGCCGGCTCCTCGGTGGCGGCTGCCGTTGGCTCGTCGGCTTCGCCGGTGGCGGTGGTCTCGCCGCCGCAGGCGGCAGCCAGCAGGGCGAGTGCAGCGAACACGGCTGCGGTGGCTCGGGTCGTTCGCACGGGTGTTTCCCCAGGTCGGTCGGTTCGGGACGCGGCCAATCGGCCACAGAACGGTGAGGTTAACCTAACCAACCGAACGGGCGTCAAATCGAGGTCAGGCGCGGCGGGCCACCGCTTCGCGACGTGCCGCGGTCAACGCGACCAATCCGAAGACCACGAAGCTGCCGACGACCCACGCCAGGTGCACGGCCGCCGGACGGGGTGTGAGGCCGACGAAGGCGGCCACGTCACCCTCGGGTGCCACCTGTCGCCAGGCGAGCTGACCGTAGTGGTAGGTCGGCAGCCATGGCGCCACCTCCTGCAGGAGCCGGGGCAGGTTCTGCAGTGGGAAGAAGAAGCCGGAACAGAACGACAACGGCAGGAACACCAGGTTGGCGATCATCGAGGCGGCCCGTGGGCGGACGAGGTAGGCCAGGGCGAAACCGATCGTGCTGAATGCCAGGACGCCACCGGCCAGCACCGCCGCGAGACGCAGCCAGGTGGTCGGGGGAAGCCGGACTCCCCCGGCCACGGTCGCGACCAGGCCGATCGCGAGCACGATCAGCAGGCTGTGCGCCACGGCCATGGTGGCCTTGCCGGCCAGGTGCACCCCCTCGGGCAACGGGGTGGCCCGAAGGGTCCGGGTCCAACCGCGCCCTCGTTCCTTCGCCAACTCGTCACCGAAGGTGAAGATCGCCAGCGACACGATGCCGTAGGCGCTGAACGAGACCGCCATCATGGCACCGACCGGCGTACCCCCGGGCAGCAGGCTCCGCGACACGGGCAGACCGAACATGGCGTAGAGGATCACCGGGATGGCGAGCGCGCCGCCGACGAACTCGGCGGCCCGCAACGTGGAGGCGAGCTCGGTCCTGATCTGCCACCGCAGCGTCCGCGCGAGCAACCGCGCCCGGGACGGGGCGTGCGACGGAACCTCGACCGCGGGGGTCATCGTGCCACCTCCTCGAATTCGTCCGATGGGGCGGACGCCGTCGCGTCGCCGGTCACCTTCAGGAACGCCTGCTCGAGCTCGGCATCGGCCACCGTCAGGTCCTCGACCCGCCAGCCGCCGTCCAGCAGTGCGTGCACCACCAGCTGGGGCCGGTCGCCACGAACCACCAACCGCCGCAACCCGTCGGCCGCGGCCGGCGACTCGGTGACGTGGGCGACCCCGGACATCGAGGTCACCGTCGTAGCGGCGGCATCGGTGACGAACGTCATGACCTTGCCGGCCACGAGCGACTTCAGTTCGCGAGGCGTCGCGTCGGCGAGCACGCGGCCCTCGCCCAGCACGACCACCCGTTCCGCGACCTCGTCCGCCTCGACGAGGTCGTGGGTGGCGAAGACGACGGTGGTGCCACTGGCTACGGCGACGTCGGCCTGCTCCCAGAACGCCCGCTTGGAAGCGACGTCCATCGCGGCGGTCGGCTCGTCGAGCACCAGCAGCCCGGGACGGCCGACGATGGCCATCGCGAGGAGCAGCCGCTGTCGCTCACCGCCGGACAGCGCGGTGACGGTTCGCCCGGAACGGGACGCGAGTGCGGTGCGTTCGAGCACCTCGTCCACAGGGGACGGATCGGGATACGCCGCACCGATCAGCGAGACCAGTTCACGGACCGTCACCTGCTCCGGCAGCCCCGCCCCCTGCAGCATCGCTCCGGTCCGCAGCCGGTTCTCGCGCGAGCCGGGCTGCGCACCGAGCACGCGCACGCTGCCGGCGGTCGGACGCACGAGGCCGAGCACGAGCTCGAAGGCGGTCGTCTTGCCTGCGCCGTTCGGCCCGAGCACGGCGACGAGCTCGCCGGGCTCCACCACGAGGTCGACGCCTGCCAACGCCTCGAGCTCACCGTAACGTTTCCGGACGCCGTGGAATTCGATGACGGGTGCCATGGTCGCGCTCCTGCACGCAACGGCCCGTGCCAGGCCGTTTCACCACGACGCTACGCCGAACGCCCGCCGGCCACCCGTGCCACAGGTCATCAGGTCGCGCATGACTTCTGGCACTCCCGCCCCACGGGACGGCGGGCGTAGGCTGCGGCGATGACCGATCAGCAACTCACCCGGGTGTCGCTCGCGGCCGGTGTGGTCGCAAGCGCCTCCGTCGGCGTGCCCGTCCTGCTCGAGCAGTTGCTCGGCTCGGGCGACCTGATCGGCCCGTACCGCGCGTGGTGGTGGAGCGCCTACCTCGTCCACCTCGGGGTCTTCCTCGGCTACGACCTGGCGGTCGCCCGGCTGCCGTGGCTCGACGGGCGCTGGTTGCTGGCGGTGCAGATCGCGGCGGGCCTGGCGGCGGTCGCGCTCGCACCGACGCTGGGGTTCACGTCGGTGCTCCTGGTCATCTCGGCCGCCAGCGCGGCGTACGTGCTCTCGCCCCTCGGCGCCGGAGGGGTCGTCGTGTTCCAGAGCGTCGCGACGGCGGTGTGGTTGGCCACGGGGTCCTGGCACGGCCTGGCGGCGGTTCCCCCACTCGAGGTCGTGCTCATCTCGCTGGTGTACGCCAGCTTCCAGGGGTTCGCGACCCTGGTCGTCATCGGGCAGCGCCGCGAGACCGCCGCACGGGAGGAGCTCGCCGAGGTCAACGCCGAGCTGCAGGCCGCCACGGCGCTGCTCGCAGCGAACAGCCGCAACGACGAGCGCCTCCGCATCGCCCGGGAACTGCACGACCTCGTCGGCCACCAGCTGACCGCCCTCGCCCTGAACCTCGAGGCCGCCTCCCACCAACACGGCGAGGAACAGCAGCGGTCCGTGGCTCGGGCACGCGCTATGGCCAAGGACCTGCTCGGGGACGTGCGCGACGCCGTCGGCGACCTCCGTCATCCGGTCCCGAGTCTGCGTGCCGCACTCGAGTCCGTCGCCGTGCGGGTGCCGCGACCACGCGTCCACCTCGACGTCGACGACGACCTGCCCCTCGAGGCGGCCCAGGCGGCAGCGATCGTGCGCTGCGTCCAGGAGGTCGTCACCAACGCGGTTCGACACAGCGATGCCGACAACCTGTGGGTGTCGGTCTGCCGTGATGCCGGTGGCGGGCTCGAGGTCCGGGCCCGTGACGACGGTCGCGGAGCCGAGCAGGTGCGGGCCGGCAACGGCCTCACCGGGATGGCGGAGCGGCTCGCGAAGCTCGGTGGGGAGCTGACGTACTCGGCCGCCCCCGCCGAAGGCTTCCGGTTGCGCGCCCGGGTTCCGGCCGCCGCCCCCGCGCCATGATCCGAGTGTGCGTGGTCGACGACCAGACGCTCGTGCGCCAAGGGCTGCGGCAACTGCTCGAACTCGCCGACGACATCGAGGTGGTCGCCGAGGCGGGTGACGGCGACGCCGCGCTCGACGTGATCGCCGAACACGCCCCCGACGTGGTGCTGCTCGACCTGCAGATGCCCAAACGCGACGGCATCGCGACGTTGGAGGCGCTCGCCGGTCACGCCGCGCCGCCACCGGTGCTGGTCCTGACCACGTTCGACGACGACGAGCTGGTCCTGCGGGCGCTGAAGACCGGCGCGCGCGGCTATCTGCTCAAGGACGTGACCCTCGAGCAACTCGTCGGCGCGGTCCGCACGCTCGCGACGGGCGGCAACCTGGTCCAGCCGGCGATCACCGAGCGACTCGTGCGGGCCCTCGGTCGCTCGACCCGGGACGGCGCCGCTGGCGGCCTTCCCCGCCACGAGCCGCTGACCGGCCGCGAGCTCGAGATCCTCCGCCTGCTGGCCGGTGGCTACGCCAACCGTGAGATCGCCGACGCCCTCCACCTCGCGCCCGGCACGGTGAAGAACCATGTGTCGAGTGTGTTGCTCAAGCTCGGCGTCCGCGACCGGACGCGGGCCGTGTTGCGCGCACTCGACCTCGGGCTGCTCACCGCCGAGCGCGAGCTCGACTAGGCCAGCTGGCCCCGGATCACGGCCGACCGAGCGCCAGCGGCCGGATCTTCCGGCGCAGGTCGCGCACCCTCGGCGACCCACCGTGCCGTCTCGTGCCGCCAGGAGCCGACCATGCCCACCACCGACGCGTCGTCGGGCGGGTCACCGGTCGAGGTCGGTGAGCTGACCTTCATCGGCACCGCCACCGTCCTGCTCCGGGTCGCGGGCTTCACGATCCTGACCGACCCCAACTTCCTGCACCAGGGCCAGCACGCCAAGCTCGGCGGCGGCCTGCGGTCGAAGCGCCTGACGAACCCGGCCATGGAGATCGGGGACCTGCCGCCACTGGACCTGGTCGTGCTGTCGCACCACCACGGCGACCACTTCGACGAGGTCGCGATCGCACGGCTGGACAAGCGCGTGCCGATCGTCACCACGCCGCACGCGGCCCGCAAGTTGCGGCGTCAGGGCTTCCAGCGCCCGGTGGCACTGCGGACCTGGGAAACCCACGACGTGGCGAACGACGACGCGACGCTGTCGATCACCTCCCTTCCCGGCAAGCATGCGCCCGACCCCCTTGCGCGGGTGTTGCCGCCGGTCATGGGCAGCGTGCTCGAGATCACACCGGCTGGTGCGCCCCAGCCGTTCCGGATCCACATCACCGGCGACACACTGATGCACGACCGCCTCGAGGAGATCCCGCAGCGCTATCCCGACCTCGATCTGTCGCTGCTGCACCTCGGCGGCACCAGGATCGCCGGGATCCTGCTGACCATGGACGCCGCGCAGGGCGTCGCCATGCTGCGACTCGTGCGGCCCCGCACGGCCATCCCGATCCACTACGACGACTACACCGTGTTCCGCTCGCCGCTGTCGGACTTCCGCGACGCGGTGGCGCAGGCAGAGCTCGACGCCGAGGTGGTCTGGCTCGCCCGCGGCCACACCCACCGGTTCCCGCTGACCTGATCAGCCCGACGAGACGACCGTCCACCGAGGAGAGCGTTCGATGTTCGAAGTGTTCACGACGGCCCATCAGCTGCTCGGCTACCTCGTCGCGCTGGTGGTGCTCGCCTTCGCCGTGGTCGGATTCGCCGAACGGCGGGCGACCGCGTACGAGGCGCGCATGTTCGTGATCCCCGCCATCGCGATCGACGTGCAGGTGCTGGGCGGCCTGGCCATCTACACGATCGGCGGCTACTGGGACCATCCGTCGTGGCTCGTCCGGATCCTGCATCCCCTGCTGGCCATCAGCGCCCTCGTCGTCACCCACGTCATGATCGCCCGGGCGCGGCGAGCCGACGCCGTGCTCGCGGCCCGGCGGACCGCATCGATCGGTCTGCTCCTGGCGCTCATGCTGATCGCCGGGGCCATCGCGGCGGTGAGCGCCGGCGTGCGCGGGGCCGGCTGAGCACCGCTGCCGCCCACCTGCCGGGTCTACGCTGTCGGCGAGGCGGCAGAGGAGTCGCAGGTGGCGCGGACGGGCCCCCCGGCGTACGCATGGGACTGGTTCACACGCCAGCGGCTGCTGTGGCGCGAGGCTCGCAGCCGCCTGGCCGAGGCCGCCGACACCGCCGCAGCGCGCCGGTACGCGGCCGTCGAGACCCGCACCGACGTGGTCCCGATGCTGCGGGCCGACTACGCCCGTGACCCACAGGTCCGTGAGGTGGTCCACGCCGTCGTCGCCGAGTACGCGTTTCTCGGTCGCACCGATGCCCGCTTCGAGGATCTCGGCCTGCGCAACCCACCCCGCGGGCTGCGTTGGTGGTGGTCGGCGCTCACCGGCGAGGAACCCGATGTCGCCGCGGGCGGGGTCGAGCCTCCCGCCGAGCCGCTGCAGCTCGAACTGGGCGAGGTGTTGCGCGGCTACGGGGACGGCTGACCCCGGTCCGCCCTTCGACGCCCGCGGACAGGCTGGATGGGCCGAGTGGCCCGCTCGCGGACTCGACGCCGCGTGGCACCCTGGCGGCATGCGACCACCTCTGCCGCGCCGCTCGGACGGGCTTCCCGGTGCGCGCGCCCTGGTTCGGCGCCAACTCGGGCGTCTCTTCGGTCCGCCCTCGTTCGATCCCGCCACCGATGCGGGCGATCCCGGCCTGTGTGGTCCGGGATCGGCCTCGTGGCACGTGATCGGTGAACCGGCGGCGATCGCCGGCGGACTGCGGGCGCTGCTGTTGCAGGTCGCCCATCCCCTGGCCATGGCGGGGGTCGCCGACCACTCCGCCTTCCGCACCGATCCGTTGGGACGGTTGCACCGCACCTCGGCCTACGTGACCGCTTCGACGTTCGGATCGACCACCGAGGCGCTGCGGGTCGCGCGGCAGGTCCGCCGGGTCCACCCGCACGTCCGTGGCACCGCCCCGGACGGGCGCAGCTACCGCGCCGACGACCCACGCCTGCTGACCTGGGTGGGGGTCGCGCTGACGTCGTCGTTCCTGGCCGCCGACCGGCTGTGGTCGCCCCAGCCGCTCGACGCCGCCGGGCGCGATGCGTTCGTGCGCGAGCAGTCCGCGATCGCCGCACTCCTCGATCCGGCCGTCGACGTCGACGGCATGCTGGCCGACCCGGCGGCACTGGCGGCGCTTCGCGCGGGGCAGGTCCCGCTGCCGATGCTGGACACCGGAATCCTGCCGTCGAACGAGGTCGAGCTGCAGGCGACGCTCGACGACTTCGCTCCCGAGCTCGGCGTCAACGACCAGGGGCGCGCCGCCCTGCGGTTCCTGCGATGGCCGCCCTTGCCCGTCGCCGTCCGGGGCGCCTACCTGGTCCTGTATGCCGGCGCCATCGGATCCCTGGCGCCTCGTGAGCGTCGGGCGTTGGAGTTCGCCCTGCCGACCCCCGCGGCCACGGCCGCCGTGGTACAGACCCGCGCCATGCTCGCGGCCATGCGTGCCGCGACGGGCGTCTCCCCCAACGTGGGCGCCGCCCGCCGGCGAGCCACTGCCTCGACCCCCTGAACTGGAGCTTCCATGCCCGACGCCCACGACACCGCCAGCGCGTTGCCGTTGCCCGACGAGGTCGACGCGCTGGTCGTCGGTGGCGGGCCCGCCGGAAGTGCAGCGGCGACCTGGCTCGGCCGCTACCGCCGGCGCA contains the following coding sequences:
- a CDS encoding ABC transporter permease yields the protein MTPAVEVPSHAPSRARLLARTLRWQIRTELASTLRAAEFVGGALAIPVILYAMFGLPVSRSLLPGGTPVGAMMAVSFSAYGIVSLAIFTFGDELAKERGRGWTRTLRATPLPEGVHLAGKATMAVAHSLLIVLAIGLVATVAGGVRLPPTTWLRLAAVLAGGVLAFSTIGFALAYLVRPRAASMIANLVFLPLSFCSGFFFPLQNLPRLLQEVAPWLPTYHYGQLAWRQVAPEGDVAAFVGLTPRPAAVHLAWVVGSFVVFGLVALTAARREAVARRA
- a CDS encoding MBL fold metallo-hydrolase, with protein sequence MPTTDASSGGSPVEVGELTFIGTATVLLRVAGFTILTDPNFLHQGQHAKLGGGLRSKRLTNPAMEIGDLPPLDLVVLSHHHGDHFDEVAIARLDKRVPIVTTPHAARKLRRQGFQRPVALRTWETHDVANDDATLSITSLPGKHAPDPLARVLPPVMGSVLEITPAGAPQPFRIHITGDTLMHDRLEEIPQRYPDLDLSLLHLGGTRIAGILLTMDAAQGVAMLRLVRPRTAIPIHYDDYTVFRSPLSDFRDAVAQAELDAEVVWLARGHTHRFPLT
- a CDS encoding ABC transporter ATP-binding protein; the protein is MAPVIEFHGVRKRYGELEALAGVDLVVEPGELVAVLGPNGAGKTTAFELVLGLVRPTAGSVRVLGAQPGSRENRLRTGAMLQGAGLPEQVTVRELVSLIGAAYPDPSPVDEVLERTALASRSGRTVTALSGGERQRLLLAMAIVGRPGLLVLDEPTAAMDVASKRAFWEQADVAVASGTTVVFATHDLVEADEVAERVVVLGEGRVLADATPRELKSLVAGKVMTFVTDAAATTVTSMSGVAHVTESPAAADGLRRLVVRGDRPQLVVHALLDGGWRVEDLTVADAELEQAFLKVTGDATASAPSDEFEEVAR
- a CDS encoding sensor histidine kinase translates to MTDQQLTRVSLAAGVVASASVGVPVLLEQLLGSGDLIGPYRAWWWSAYLVHLGVFLGYDLAVARLPWLDGRWLLAVQIAAGLAAVALAPTLGFTSVLLVISAASAAYVLSPLGAGGVVVFQSVATAVWLATGSWHGLAAVPPLEVVLISLVYASFQGFATLVVIGQRRETAAREELAEVNAELQAATALLAANSRNDERLRIARELHDLVGHQLTALALNLEAASHQHGEEQQRSVARARAMAKDLLGDVRDAVGDLRHPVPSLRAALESVAVRVPRPRVHLDVDDDLPLEAAQAAAIVRCVQEVVTNAVRHSDADNLWVSVCRDAGGGLEVRARDDGRGAEQVRAGNGLTGMAERLAKLGGELTYSAAPAEGFRLRARVPAAAPAP
- a CDS encoding oxygenase MpaB family protein; protein product: MRPPLPRRSDGLPGARALVRRQLGRLFGPPSFDPATDAGDPGLCGPGSASWHVIGEPAAIAGGLRALLLQVAHPLAMAGVADHSAFRTDPLGRLHRTSAYVTASTFGSTTEALRVARQVRRVHPHVRGTAPDGRSYRADDPRLLTWVGVALTSSFLAADRLWSPQPLDAAGRDAFVREQSAIAALLDPAVDVDGMLADPAALAALRAGQVPLPMLDTGILPSNEVELQATLDDFAPELGVNDQGRAALRFLRWPPLPVAVRGAYLVLYAGAIGSLAPRERRALEFALPTPAATAAVVQTRAMLAAMRAATGVSPNVGAARRRATASTP
- a CDS encoding response regulator; translation: MIRVCVVDDQTLVRQGLRQLLELADDIEVVAEAGDGDAALDVIAEHAPDVVLLDLQMPKRDGIATLEALAGHAAPPPVLVLTTFDDDELVLRALKTGARGYLLKDVTLEQLVGAVRTLATGGNLVQPAITERLVRALGRSTRDGAAGGLPRHEPLTGRELEILRLLAGGYANREIADALHLAPGTVKNHVSSVLLKLGVRDRTRAVLRALDLGLLTAERELD